The Salvia splendens isolate huo1 unplaced genomic scaffold, SspV2 ctg528, whole genome shotgun sequence DNA window TCTTCGATTTTCGAGACTCATTGATGATTTCCGAAAGTTCAAgtgtcctagggttatgtgtgAATCCCAGGTATATAATCTTGTTCCCCATTCACCTCTAATGATTCAGCCAGGAAAAGAAGTTGCTGAGGTCCTCGGAGAGATCCTGCTATTTAATCGTGAACATAAGGTCGGGTGGTTTTGCTTCTTCGTGGCATGTtcctataattattttttattttttagtctcTCATACATATAACACAATTGTTCACTATATGAAATATTATATATTCGAATCTAATTAGTTCTAACTGTTATAGTGCTACTAATCTGAAACTccattgaattgaattgaattgtaTGTGATGTGTGAGGATGTGCCTTGGTTTTCTCTCATTCATACAAATTCTACAACTCTAGTTTCTCAACTGCTGTATCATTCCCTGTGATTCcagttatatggagtatatatttctACTAGTTCAACTTTGATCTGATTCTTTCCTGCTATTTCAAGACAATTTGGCAAAATTTAACTACGTTCTGTGTTTCAATTTATTATGCAGAAACAGGTTGATCTGCTCCAGTGCATGAAAGGAATCTTGTACTACTTGATATTTGACAATATGCAGTTATCTTATGTAAGTTCGTCTCTATGACCTTTTTTTCTCCTCTAACTCAATGTTACGCGCATTTACAATTCATGATCTATGCCGGTGTATAAGTCTTAGTGCACGAGTGTTCAAATATCTACTAAAATGCAGTCATGCATTTGTGAGAATTTAAAAGCACAATATCTGCAAAGTTTGATAGTGTTTCGCCCCTCTAACTAGTTTCAGTATCACtacaaagaaatttttttttgctaattCATTTGCTTTCCTTCTAATCCTTGTTTGCAGCTGCTGATACAAACTGCCTACGCAATATATGACTTCCGTTTTTGGCCGACTGGTATGTTCCTCTTCGCTTCAGTTTGCACTGTATATCATTATGATTCTTGTTTCTTTGTTTCCTATGCGAAAAGCATGAAGCATCAACTTTGTTATAGTCTTGTAGTATAGTTTTAGGTAAGCTGCGTGTTGGTTGTTTGGCTACTTACAGCTTCATTTGTTTGACAGAAGGGACTGAATTCCGAGTAGTTCAAACGCTGAGATGTGCCCTGTTTGCACTTTTTATTTGGTTGAATATTTGGATGGATAGGCGACTAAGGAGATAGAAATTGAGGCATTTGGCGGAATAGAATGGAGATCGATAATGGACAGGAAAATGTGTTTTTGAGCAAGCTCTAGCTACTTCATTGAAGCTCTCTTGATCTTTCCTTTCATCTGTATTGATCAATTTAGACTGTTTGCAGCTTCTTAATTGATAGTGTGATATGGGTTAGTTTAGTTAGTTGTAAGTTACTCAACTATTTCACACTATATACTTGCAATTAATTCGAAATATTTTATTAGCTCATAACCATTCACCACTATACTCGGTTCCTCGCATATTTTTGTTGTGTAAATGAACTAGTGTTCCCTTTTTTGGAAAAATCTTTTGAATTATATTGAATGGGATGGTCTATCAAGAAACGGCACTAATACTCCATTTCACTTTGTTACACAAATTCAACTAATTCGACACATGGatgagagttttttttttattatgtattgTTTGATTTGCTTGACTTGATATAACAAGTTACAATGTGTAAATTTTAAAACTATATTTTGAGTTGAAAAGAATTTTCTTGACAAAACTAGGACACTAAACAGACCTATATCGACACAATTATAGTGTCCCTTTTGTATGCAattaggagtctcgttttttattttcatgtgTTCAATTAGGAATTTCAATTAACCCTTTTTATAAAGATTATATAGCTCCACATTCTACTAAATTATTCCACTCACTAtacattactccctccgtcccctaataggagtcgttaTTTGAccgggtacgagttttaagaaatataaagaaaagtaggttgaaaaagttagtggaatgtgggacccacttttttatattgattttataataaaatgtgagtggagtgagttagtggaatgtgggacctactaccatttatggtaaaaatgaagagtgactcttaatgggggacggcccaaaaaggaaattagcgactcttattcggggacggagggagtataaaactagtaaaatatactccataaaataagATCCTCATTTCATTATTCCACTCCCCATACATTATTACATAGTGAATAGGGTAACTCCGGATTGAAATGTTTGAGCATATGATTTCGAATCGAAAGATTCTATGTGGTTAGCATTTATAATAACCAGCAAAAAAGAGAGTAAATCTATCTGCATACATTAACTCCTTACCAATATAGTGAAAAGGTACAAAAAGAACATTGTTGTTGGGACATAGATAAAATTGACTAATcaacaatttaaaatattggAGACGGCAAAATGTGGATCGTGCTAacatataaaaatgataatattggACGTTTGCACATGATCGTTCGCCTCCCTACTTAGTCAAATACGAGCATGCATGTTATCGCCTAATTTTTAGGGTTTTCCTTAAATTATAGTCCGAAGTTTAAACTTGAAGTGATTTTGTAGTTTGAATTTGTAAAATTATAAAGATAAGTGTGTACATACATATCTACGTTGTTCACTCAATAGTTCACATCAAATTTTCAAACCAATCAATGCCAACGTGCATTCGAGTTTGCCGAAATTTGAATAGTGAACTTAGCCACAATTgcattttttgtaatttatgaATAAtcatagtttttttttgttgttcatCGACTTAGCAATGATCATCATATCTCGTCTATGTAAGTTCAGATAGACCTGTCCTCTTATGAGGTCTTTTACTCTTTTACGATGCGAGTGACTCATTTTTATATTGCATCACATaatacaaaattgattatatGGAAATAGAAGCATGGAAGCTTAAATTCTTGTCTACATTTGTCAAAACCATAATACATACGGCGAAGATTCTTTTTCTCCTCAATTTACCAACTCTTTGTTTCATTAATATAAGTAGAAAGAATTCTTCTACGTGTTTACAATACTAACGATTAAATTTTTTGGAAGATCCTTTTCCCCTAAATTTGCCTACTCTttctttcattctctaccagtaGTTCTACTAGTAGTGGTGCTCGGTTCACAAAATAACAATGAGATATAACACTCATGTGATAAACTAAAATCGAGATTTGTTTATGATTAAATAAGTTTTATGAAATTGAGCTGAGATAGATAATCACGAGATACAATGTAATCTTGATATTGTTTTCACGAACAAAGATATATTATCACGAGCTGAGCTTTTGAGTAAAAGACATCCGGACAAGATATAAGATTAGACATGCCTTCAGTCATAAGTATACATGGTAGCCGAACGAcctatataataaaaaaatgttctaCATGTTAATATAATAGAGTAAaatacataaatggtacctgatctttcactttcgcacataaatgataCCCGATCTTTATTTTAGATCGTATTTGGTacatataaatcacatttttagtacctgatgcaattttcaccccaaaatgccATCTAAGCAAATAAATTTTTCCTTTTGTGTCATTGAGGTTATTTTGTGCATAAAACtaagtaccaaaagtgatattataatatcttctctcattcttctcgctctttatactattattattaatcaatattaatattattattttgatgttataaattaataattaatttatttttaatatcattcaaatatacttaattataattatagttataattatatttaattattgtaataatattattgttataatactaaaaattagttgtaattaataaataattatagtataattatttaaattatgaatcacaCAATAttatctaataataataataataataataattattattattattatttctcattaaattaataactaatcaatatagttttaataaaaatttaaaattgtgaattgtattcataatgatattaagagtttaatatttttagttaggtgtttcaaccctaaaatgagtataaaataattcaataaaaaatatttaattgatttaattattttaaataattaatttaattaggtattttgttcttgatttatattatgaatgcaattagatgtatgtataaaacactaaaaagaaagaagaaaaagaagagaaatgaaaaaagaggaaacataaactaaggagataaagaaaaaagaaagggagataaaatactaaaaagaaagaagaaaatgaaaaaaaagaagagaagaaaaaataatcacattttggtactatttaatggaaattttcaaaatatcctccataacaaaaaaattacatgtttggtacctatgattatttttgtcactgggtaccaaaaacgatataaaataaaaatcaggtaccatttgcgtgcgaaagtgaaagatcaggtaccatttatgtagttcactctatataATAAAGTTTTATCATTTGATGTATACATAGTGTTTACATTGTTTCTACGCTTGTAAATATAAAATGACGAAAGAAACAATCTCTCATTCATTCGTATTTTTAGATTATCAGAGCATCAATATCAGCGTACTTAGTGGCTACTCTAAGCACGTTTGCCGCGCGCTTAGCCGCTAAGCACGAGACTACCCTGAGCACGTTCCATTCCGCGCGGATGCATGCAAATCCGTCAGCCAATGGGTGACCGACACATGTCCATGAAGCTAGTTGGTTAATCTAATGAATTAGGAGTACTATTTGTGAAGATATTAGAAAATGTGACCAAATAAGATAAAATTAGAAAACAGACAATAGTTGCAAAAGGACAATGAATTCCCTCTCCCTCTTGTATATATAAAGCCTTTTACACAGCTTAAAACAGCAATGGCGAAGCGTTTCAAGCTCAGAATTTGCAGAGCCATCGCCACCACTCTGCAATCCTGCCGCTCCAAACATCCTTCCGATCTCCCAACAGATCCCGTCCCTTCACTTTCACACCCCTCCGAATTCCCTCAACCTCACGCCGCCAACCACTCGCCGCAATTCAATTGgcgaaaagaagaaaaatggcACGTCGTCGCCGAAATCCCCGCGCCACCGCCGCCGGAGAAGATCCGCCGCCGCTCGAAGAAGAAGAAACGATACATCCCCAGCCGCCTCCGCCTCAGCACTTCCTCCGCCGACAGCGGCTGGTTCAGCACCGAGGAAATCGAAACCCTAGTTTCCTCATCTCCACGATCCTCCTCCCCAATCGGAGAATCGGACTCCGCAAACCCTAGAATTCCCCGCAGCCGGAGCAGGAGATCATCTCGATCGTCGAATCgagcggcggcggaggggaATTCGccttcgccggcgccggcgaggcTGTCGATGCTGAAGAAGCTGATTCCGTGCACGGTGGAGGGGAAAGTGAAAGAGAGCTTCGCGATCGTGAAGAAATCGGAGGATCCGCTGGGGGATTTCAGGAGGTCGATGACGGATATGATCGTGGAGAAGCAGATGTTTGAGAAGAAGGATTTGGAGCAGCTGCTGCAGTGCTTCCTCTCCTTGAATTCGAGGAATTACCATGGGGTTATCGTCGAGGCTTTCTCCGAGATTTGGGCGGCGATGTTTACGCCGCCGACGGTGGGGAATTACCGGCGCCGGCGGCGAGTGTCGCGAGTCGCTTCGTCGTTTTAGATTATTTGAATTTGTAATTCTGTTTTACGTGTTGTATGTCGCTATCACTCTCTACGGCTAATGTAAGATATtttagatatatatatttatagtggtagtattaaaatgaattatggGGTATTTAGTTAATCTGTTAATGTCATGTGTCTAAGTTTCTTTAATGCTTTTATTTAACTCATATTATTTGTCTAACCTTGCCTGCAACATGCCCATATTCTCCCTTTTTTTAGTGCATGGTTAAATCAGAATGGTCGATTGGATTACCATATAAGTGACGTTCCATTTTCAAATTATAGTCATATCTTATATGTTGAACCAAATCCATTCTATTGGTCCTAGTTGTCTGATTTAGGTTCCAAAAATATTGGAACACTAGGTTAATCGTCTAATTGTGATGCaactaaaaaaaacatagttaaaaAATGGGAAATCGAAAACACTAAAATAGTACACCCCCTAATTATCCACTTTAGATCCCGCACGTGTTAAAGAAACGTAAagaaaattgaattgaaaaaattagtgaaatatgaatcctacttttatactCTTAGGGGGTGTTTGGTAGATAAGATAAGCCCTTGATAGATGAGTTATCTTGATTTATCTTGATTTATATGAGTGTTTGATAGGTAAAATAAATTATCTATATAAGACTTAGGCCCATCTCGGCCCGAAATAAATTAGTTCATTTTCTCATCTATGTTATCAGGCCAAAAGAGGTGTGATAATTTATCACGCCCATATCCATCACcaagataaaatataaaattgctAAAATACCCTCCTCTTTCATCTATTTTATCCGATTCTGTAGCCCTAATTTATGAAAAATCCCCAATTCTAAAATCCCCAATTCTTCTAGCCCTAATTTCTGGGAAAGCTCTCTCCGACGGCGCCGCCGATCAATTCACCTCGACGGATTAGAACGTCAGCTCGCCGACGTGCCACCTTGTAGATTGTGATTTCCTTCCTCGACTGAATCCCTTTTTGCAAATTAATTTGCAGTTTGgtaattatgattaattatgaCAACAACATGATTGCTGTCATTCTTGCTTCAATCTGCTATAGATATGATTGATTAATTCTTCACACCGTAGGAATGAATATATGTAGGCGAGTTTCAATTTCTAGGTATTTGCGGATTGAGATTATAGTTATTTCCATCCTCTTATTGTGATTAATTCACCAtaagattaatttaattaggttaaattagtcattttatttatttatcctAATTTTTGTCATTGTTACCAAACAAGAATACTTGATAAATTATCTTAGATTTAATCTTAATTCTTATCTTAAAGCCCatcataattaattatcttATGATAATTTAACATTCCTACCAAACACTCCCttagtatattagttttataataaaatatgaatgaaatgGATTAGTGTAATCTGAAGAAGcgtacttaccatttatgataaaaaaaatgagagtaaacaattaatgggggaacggatgaaaatgacaaaaatgaaattaatagaGGACGAACCATTTTCTTCAGTGAATTggttataattttaatatatccATTGACTCCAAATCAAAGTTGACAATTCGTGAACCAGTTACATCTATACAAAATTTTCTTTAGTTTGCAAAAAGATGGATTAGCGAAAGCGTTTGTGAAAAATGGATTAGCGTTTGCAAAAATCGAGAAAATTAGTGTGCAATCAACTGATTTAGATCTGACCACCAATTAGAGAAGAAATGTCACTCCTTCTTAAGACGTGCCTAAAACATACTATTAATCATCTTTCATACGTTCTCGTGAAGTACTTAATTCGTAGTATTTCTCTTTAAAATGTTCAAAGATAATTGAGTTATTTTACGTTTTGGCAaaaatatatttcttatttttatttatgtcatactcctgctttatttttttcatattttattattccatATATCTAACCAAACACTTTGTTTAACCTTTTGCGGATAAAAAACGATTCACTTGACAAGAAACGAAGATAGTAGTAATTCTCAATATTATTGGAAAGTTACATTGCATActcttagagcacccacaaccgtgctcttgtcagcgagcacggttatgggctcggccccactttttctgtctgctcttcggcaagagcacaacacccacagctgtgctcttccgcaaggatgagcacaattcaatttaaaattcaattaaataaaaacattttcataatattaaaattcattaaataaccgaaaaatattacaaattacaaataaaataaaaaagacataattaaaatcctaaaaattaaaaattacataattaaaatcctaaaaattaaaaattacataattaaattcgtaaaattaaaaaaaaaccactactcgttgccgaatttctcccacatgtgtttgattaagtCTTCTtatagctcaatgtgggttcgggtatcgcgcattgtgtgccttgtttcgagtCTCTCCCCCACCGTCGTATGCCGACCTCGGCATGGGgaagacctcgcggttgagcttccggcttcatcctcgtcgtagaagctagccgtcctcggtccttcgtcggctataatcatgttgtgtaagataatacacatgtacatgatgtcgacgatattattcacgtaccagagccgagccggggccttcacaatgttgaatcgggcttgaaggaccccaaaggctctttcgacgtctttccgcgcggactcttgaagctaagcaaaaagaacccgtctcgagtcttgcgggttgctgagcgtcttcacgaaagtcgaccaccttgggtagataccatcggcgagatagtaacccatgtggtatgtatttccgttaatggtgaagtcgatcgtcggtgctacaccattcatcacatcattgaagagtggtgaagaatatagcacgttcaagtcgttgttggatccggcaacgccgaaatatacaggccaaatccataggcggtagtcgacgatcgcctcaaggataagtgttgggccgctgcctttgtgaccgcttaagtgttaccccctccaagcagtcgggcaattcttccacctccaatgcatgcagtcaatgctgccaagcattccgggaaagccatggactgattcgtgaagacgaagcaaccgttggcaatcatcggtggtgggtacccgaaggaattcatcaccgaaagctgtacgaacgccctcgcaaaaattttttagacaaaggattccagtggactcaccgacatgcaaatactcgtcgaagaggtcggccgtttacccaatagcgagttgtcggatggcacacgtacacttttGCAACGATGTGATACTTTGctggccggctgcatctggacctgtttggaagaattcaacacgtgcggacaatgtgttgacaattcgcataaacaagcgttttgacatgcaAAAACGGCGcttgaagtaatctgccggaatcCGCGActggtcggcaaaatagtcgacaacgagcctttcgtgggctccctcccggtcacgatggatgtagcggcgagttgatctagatcgttgaggaggaggagcgggggtattcgccgcgacatatgcttcataagcggcacgatgttgttcgtagtattcttgttcttcgcgctccgctttcgccataagatgggtgaaatccatttgaggtattgagtgagagatgaaggtgaaGATATGTTGTAtgaaaattatgaatgagagatgatttgatgtgataaatggatgatgaatgtgtgtatttatagatgattttagggaaaaaaaatacagaaaaacgggcaaaaaagggccatatttttgggatttggaaaatattttttttatcaatttttataattaaataccgaatttttaaaaaataaaaataaaatattcaaagccacgtcagctgctcgctggcacgaacGTGCTGGATGCTtcgagcagcgtcgtgccagcggcgcgagcgcagcggcggacgacCTCCTCCGTGCctctggcacggacggacggacgccgtccgtccaccgttgcagatgctcttaggaGTGTTTGACAGGAAAGACCAAGTCTTATAAATCAATATGTATTATAagtgatattatttcaaaattaaatatcgaTACTACTCCCTCAGCCAgcgaataagagtctcattttttcattttgatccgTCCGCAAATAAGAGTCTCGtttcataattaccataaatagtaaaaatttcaacattccaccaactcattccactcacatatcatttaaaactaaaatatacaagtgagactcatatccCACTAACTTTCTCCCGCCcacttttttttaacatttcttaaaactcgtgtcgaaaaTGAATGTGACTCTTATTCGCGAACGAGGAAGTATCTATTTAATCGAACAAtaccttttttttatatcaaaccTAGCTTTGGTTAAGATTTGATAGGGGAGCATTATTTTAATCAACCACTTTTTATGTCCTTTGAATGATAATCACCCATTGCACATGTTATGGAAATCATTATCATTATTACAATAATCTTTTTTGTTGCCTATTTGTCACTACAATAGTACTATTTGTGTAACATCAGGTTGACTATGTATACCAACTTTTGAGACCAAGAATAAAAAGTAAAGAGTTCAAATTTCATCGAACCATATAAAACAAATTGTTTTTTagacatatttataatatattgaatttgaattaatatactaattatatttacatatattCTTGTGCACATTCTCATAGAATtagataaaatatttatgattaGCCAAAATATGGCCAAATAcattactcttttttttttcgttctACTTTACCTAGTGTTCTAAATAAACTTCCAAGACAATGTATTGCTATACCATCGTTGAtgattcttgtgttaataatcTTATTCCTTTCTTTCTTCTATATTTTGACCTAATATCAGTCAACGACAATGAATTACACAATCATCATTCAACTATAGTATCAGTCTCATTTTCTTGAGATTAATTAGCTATCTGATCATTTCGATTCTTGCTATCGTTGACGCTTTGGGAAATGATTCCCTGTCCCTTCTATTTTGTTCTATTATATACCACTATTTGATATTATAACACCGTCTATAAATTGATATTAATGGCAAATCCAGATGGGGTCGGTGGTTCGACCGATCCCACTGTCGATCCATTAAGACTGAAAATTCCATTAAATTTGATCTTTGAAGCTGCCGAAACTCCACTCCAACCTTGTTCACTTTCATCTTCCGTACACGTATTCATTGCTAGCAACTATTGTCGCACCGCCTCTGCCTTACGACGCCACTAATGACAGTGTTCGAACTCATAAGTTCCGTTTTTTTGAACTTGCCATTTTGTTAATTATGGGCTTTGGTTGAGGTTTGAAAGTGGACAAGTGTCACACATAGAGTGTATGCAtaatttgtactccctccgtccgcgaataagagtctcattttttcatctccctccgtccgcgaatagaagtcccggttcacttttaccataaatggtaataggtctcacctttcactaactcatttcatttacattttatttaaaactaatatatacaagtgggatctctattccactaactttttttcacccacttttcttaaaactcgtgtcgaaaaaatgagactcctaatagcGGACGGATGTTTATCAAATTTTAAGACAACGGTAAGGGTGGATGTTTATCCAATTTGGAACTACTGAAGATGAGTAGTCGAGATGCAGACTCTGATTACTACTCAGTACTCACATATGTATACTTCTCTTCTTTCTAGATTAGATTTTCAATTTGTTTGCTATCTTCAATATTGATGAAAATTCAGTTTGCTACAAATGGAAAAAACTTGACAGAACGCTTCTTTTCTCACGCTATCAGAGATTCGTTTACCTCTCTATTCTGTTTTCCAAATCTATCCATTTACATATGCAATCTCT harbors:
- the LOC121790483 gene encoding uncharacterized protein LOC121790483 — protein: MCESQVYNLVPHSPLMIQPGKEVAEVLGEILLFNREHKKQVDLLQCMKGILYYLIFDNMQLSYLLIQTAYAIYDFRFWPTEGTEFRVVQTLRCALFALFIWLNIWMDRRLRR
- the LOC121790484 gene encoding transcription repressor OFP7-like, producing the protein MAKRFKLRICRAIATTLQSCRSKHPSDLPTDPVPSLSHPSEFPQPHAANHSPQFNWRKEEKWHVVAEIPAPPPPEKIRRRSKKKKRYIPSRLRLSTSSADSGWFSTEEIETLVSSSPRSSSPIGESDSANPRIPRSRSRRSSRSSNRAAAEGNSPSPAPARLSMLKKLIPCTVEGKVKESFAIVKKSEDPLGDFRRSMTDMIVEKQMFEKKDLEQLLQCFLSLNSRNYHGVIVEAFSEIWAAMFTPPTVGNYRRRRRVSRVASSF